The Anolis carolinensis isolate JA03-04 chromosome 2, rAnoCar3.1.pri, whole genome shotgun sequence genome contains the following window.
AGACTAGATATTtaagtccccctcccccaccggTCCCCTTTTAAAAAGACTCCTATCAATAAGAAACTAAAAGGAGACGGTATCACAAATTTAGTGACTACTGCCAATTGCTAAAATTCATCACAATAGCAAGTTAGTTCACTTTTGTTAACTAGCAAGAAATGTACTGCAATATGATTTTTGCTAATATGTATCCTCCATTCCAGAGTTCATTCTATTATATATAACTTATGCTATGCAAAAAGAATAGTTGGACTACATAAGTGATTTTAAATTagaataaaatggaagttactatGTGAACAGAGTAATCAAATGTATCATATAGTTAACAATTATTATGTAAAAATAGCACAAGGGGAAATATTCAAAGATATTGTCTCTTTTTTATCCACCTCcaatgaaaataaatgtttttctcaTTGAAAATAggacatttatatattattactaatttTTTAAACTCCAAAATTCATATCTGGAAGGTAAAATGAAGACTTCAAACTCCTTCATTTTATAACACTATTTAGGGCACATTTAAATTTatgaaaaggcacaaagatgaaACTCTTCGGTTGCAACAGTTAACATGACTCTCTCCTTACACTGTGCAAGTGCATCTTAAGGTGTGGCCTTTAATCTCCCAGGGTGCCTTGGTACATGGATTAAAGCTCATGGCCCTGCTCTAGCTATTCTGGTACATAGTGGGGAGAGCCATCAATGTAGTTGTGTGCAAGGATCTCCAGGGCTAAACAGATGGCAGACACTAGAGAGATTCCTGGAATCAGCTCCTTTTGAGCCCAAATAGTGGCTGGAACTTACAGACCCAAGGCAACAGACATTCTCTTTGGAGAGACCCATAAGTAGAATAACTGCCACATTAATATGCTAGGATCTCTGCACAGCTTCTTCTTGCATAATCTAGCCCAAATCCACAAGGGCAATGTATGCAGAGAAACCGGTTTCCACATGCTGAACCATTCTGCTGGGTTGATGTGAATGAATGTATTGCCCACAAATAGGATAGTGATTCCCAATAAATCAGCAGTAAGAGAAAATGGATATTGCCACTAATATTTAACTAGAAAGGGATACATGAGAAAACCAAATTTGTTTTCTACTTAAAGCAATATCATTCCACCTTTATCTGTTACTGAAGATTAAATATGGCTTTGGACACACTAGCCAACTGAAATGAAACTTCATActcttctctgtccatcttgctTATAACATGATGGTGGAATAAACAGAAGGTTGCTAAATGACATATCACAGGGTGGGTCAAAAAATCTGTTTAGTTTTATGGCATGTAAACATCAGGGTGACTGGACATTAGATCATATAAACAtttcatagatttttaaaaaaaaccaagggGAAAAGGAGTGCTTCCTATTAAACAATAATCCACAAAAATACTCTTTCAATAAGTGTTACTTGCCATTTAACAGCTTATGTCCTATGAACTACCATGTAAAACACAGACAGTTTTTTACTTGTAAAAACTGACCAATTAGattttgtttggccattatacatTTTAGGTGCTATTTGATCATTCATCAACCCCACAGTCCTAACACCGCACCaggttgtttttcttcttctttttctttggtgGCTCGTCATCcgtgctgctgtctgtgctgctgCTGGTACTGCTACTGGAGGAACTAGAATCTGAGTCAAAGTCAGAAGAACTGGAAGAACTACTtgaagatggggaggaggaggaactgGAAGTGCTTTCATCACTGTCACTGTCTTCAGAGGAAGAAGACGAGGAATCTTCACTCTCGGATGAAGACTCACTGGCTGAAGTGACACTGCTGCTACTGCTTGAACTCGTCACACTTTTAGAcctaaatacacacacaaaagttTAACAGGAGCAAAGCAGAAGTGAACAAAGTCTACTAAAACATTTcattatttgaatatattttctACCTTTATCACAAAAACACTCAGGCATGC
Protein-coding sequences here:
- the zcchc10 gene encoding zinc finger CCHC domain-containing protein 10 isoform X2; translation: MMESCSYKGTGEANKQHVRCQKCLEFGHWTYECTGKRKYLHRPSRTTEFKKALKEKENQLLQQSSGESTTERKTKKKRSKSVTSSSSSSSVTSASESSSESEDSSSSSSEDSDSDESTSSSSSSPSSSSSSSSSDFDSDSSSSSSSTSSSTDSSTDDEPPKKKKKKNNLVRC
- the zcchc10 gene encoding zinc finger CCHC domain-containing protein 10 isoform X1, producing the protein MATPMHRLIARRQAEANKQHVRCQKCLEFGHWTYECTGKRKYLHRPSRTTEFKKALKEKENQLLQQSSGESTTERKTKKKRSKSVTSSSSSSSVTSASESSSESEDSSSSSSEDSDSDESTSSSSSSPSSSSSSSSSDFDSDSSSSSSSTSSSTDSSTDDEPPKKKKKKNNLVRC